A single genomic interval of Lentimicrobium saccharophilum harbors:
- the xseB gene encoding exodeoxyribonuclease VII small subunit: MSKSITYAQAIAELETIVSEIENASIGVDELSEKVKRAAELIRFCRNKLTSTEKEVNSILKSIEDESAE, translated from the coding sequence ATGAGCAAGTCAATCACATACGCGCAGGCCATTGCAGAGCTGGAGACCATCGTTTCGGAAATTGAGAACGCTTCCATAGGGGTAGATGAATTATCGGAAAAGGTAAAACGGGCGGCGGAATTGATCCGGTTTTGCCGCAATAAACTGACCTCCACCGAGAAGGAGGTGAATTCAATTCTGAAAAGCATTGAGGATGAAAGTGCTGAGTAG
- the xseA gene encoding exodeoxyribonuclease VII large subunit: MVSDPASIGQEGKRVFSLSEITASIERMFSKYYASPYWIRAELSKLNHYPQSGHCYPDLVERQEGKIKAQLRGVIWRDELFEITRKFEEVTREPFREGISIMFLAYVKFTSEYGLSLQIIDIEPLYTLGELAREKMETISRLKKEGIFNSNRLLELPLLPKRLAVISAQTSKGYSDLMITLENNPWGYRFNTRLFHALLQGDGAVDSIRKQLGIIRENQEQFDAVLIIRGGGDEIGMACYDNYLLARDVACFPLPVITGIGHSTNETVVEMVAGINKITPTDVAHFLTGCFRSFSDRIKTAEQILQPAVKLVLETNATCFTALSDSLFNMVKETLREENDFIEQQALVIREATNVAVFNHRIALSRYESGLTMRPAQILGTHRATLLEQQKMLGLTIRYFVSNQLKEIGTADTRVQLLDPVGVLKRGFTITRLKGRGIAPGNMPEPGDLLETESATGKFISVVSETKSI; encoded by the coding sequence TTGGTATCAGATCCTGCCAGCATCGGTCAAGAGGGGAAACGGGTATTTTCCCTTTCGGAGATTACCGCGAGCATCGAACGGATGTTCAGTAAATATTATGCCTCCCCTTACTGGATCAGGGCCGAGTTGTCAAAACTGAATCACTATCCCCAGAGTGGTCATTGCTATCCTGATCTGGTAGAACGCCAGGAAGGGAAAATTAAGGCCCAGCTGAGGGGGGTGATCTGGCGCGACGAGTTGTTTGAAATTACCCGGAAATTTGAGGAAGTTACCCGCGAGCCTTTCAGGGAAGGAATCAGCATTATGTTTCTGGCCTATGTAAAATTCACGTCAGAATATGGACTTTCCCTTCAGATCATTGATATTGAGCCACTGTATACGCTGGGTGAGCTGGCCCGCGAAAAGATGGAAACCATTTCAAGACTGAAGAAGGAAGGTATCTTTAACAGTAACCGTCTGCTGGAACTCCCGTTGCTGCCAAAGCGGCTGGCGGTCATCTCTGCGCAAACCAGCAAAGGATACAGCGATCTGATGATCACCCTGGAGAATAATCCCTGGGGGTACCGGTTCAATACCCGTCTGTTTCATGCCTTGCTTCAGGGCGACGGCGCCGTGGATTCGATCCGGAAACAACTGGGAATTATACGCGAAAACCAGGAGCAGTTTGATGCCGTGCTCATCATCAGGGGTGGCGGAGATGAAATAGGGATGGCCTGTTATGACAATTACCTGCTGGCCCGTGATGTCGCCTGCTTCCCGCTCCCGGTCATCACGGGGATCGGGCATTCGACCAATGAAACCGTGGTGGAAATGGTGGCCGGAATCAATAAAATAACCCCTACCGATGTGGCGCACTTTCTTACCGGCTGTTTCCGCTCATTCAGCGACAGGATAAAAACGGCAGAACAAATATTGCAGCCGGCTGTTAAGCTGGTACTGGAAACTAATGCGACCTGTTTTACTGCATTGTCGGATTCTTTGTTCAATATGGTAAAGGAAACTCTTCGCGAAGAAAATGATTTTATTGAACAGCAGGCGCTTGTGATCAGGGAAGCTACCAATGTCGCAGTTTTTAACCACCGTATCGCGCTTAGCAGGTATGAGTCGGGCCTCACAATGCGGCCTGCGCAGATCCTGGGCACTCACAGGGCGACATTGCTTGAACAGCAGAAAATGCTGGGACTTACCATCCGTTATTTTGTCAGTAATCAGTTGAAAGAAATCGGGACGGCAGATACCAGGGTGCAGTTGCTTGATCCGGTCGGTGTGCTGAAAAGGGGATTTACCATCACCCGGCTAAAAGGCAGGGGCATTGCACCGGGAAATATGCCTGAACCCGGAGATTTACTGGAAACGGAATCCGCCACGGGAAAATTTATCAGTGTTGTAAGCGAAACAAAATCAATATGA
- a CDS encoding SixA phosphatase family protein, translating into MKTLTLMRHAKSSWKDAVQSDLERPLLEKGLKRTRLVIDFLQGIDFNPEMILTSHAVRAMETARIMAHAFNVPDENLRIEKNIYTASAEEYFDQFFDIPRQVSHVLLVGHNPAITNFVNRFLQQKLDYLPTSGIVSISFETGQWEELALARHRLMLITYPKMLKSQD; encoded by the coding sequence ATGAAAACGCTGACCCTGATGCGGCATGCCAAATCATCATGGAAAGATGCCGTTCAAAGTGATCTGGAAAGGCCCTTACTTGAAAAAGGGTTGAAACGCACCCGTCTGGTCATAGATTTTCTGCAGGGAATAGATTTCAATCCTGAGATGATACTTACCAGTCATGCGGTGAGGGCAATGGAAACAGCCAGAATAATGGCACACGCGTTTAATGTTCCAGATGAAAATCTCAGGATAGAAAAAAACATATATACTGCATCGGCGGAAGAGTACTTCGACCAGTTTTTTGATATCCCCCGTCAGGTATCCCATGTCCTGCTGGTAGGCCATAATCCGGCAATCACCAATTTTGTCAACCGTTTTCTGCAGCAGAAGCTCGATTACCTGCCAACTTCAGGCATAGTAAGCATATCCTTTGAAACCGGCCAATGGGAGGAATTGGCGCTTGCCAGACACCGGCTGATGTTGATTACTTACCCGAAAATGCTAAAATCTCAGGATTAA
- the gap gene encoding type I glyceraldehyde-3-phosphate dehydrogenase encodes MTKIRLAINGFGRIGRITFRALLSKKNIQVVAINDLTDPSTLAHLLRYDSVHGNFPGTVVAGPDYLLINRRKVLVFSEPEPGGVNWGKLGIDVVIESTGKFTDRAAAIKHVEAGSRKVIISAPAKADHEDVKYVVLGINDHIIEKSDVIISNASCTTNCVAPMIKVLDDLWGVEKGFITTVHSYTRDQNLIDAPHADLRRARAAAYSIIPTTTGAAKAATRIFPHLKKNLGGAGIRVPVPDGSLTDLTCTLRHSTSIEEINAAFRDAANGYLKGILQYTEDPIVSVDILGNPHSAIFDAGLTAVLGDKNKLVKIVAWYDNESGYAHRLADLVEKFV; translated from the coding sequence ATGACTAAAATCAGGTTGGCCATCAACGGATTTGGCCGCATCGGACGCATCACTTTCCGCGCTTTACTCAGTAAAAAGAATATTCAGGTTGTTGCCATCAATGACCTGACCGATCCTTCTACCCTTGCCCATCTGCTCAGGTATGATTCGGTGCATGGCAATTTCCCGGGCACGGTGGTTGCCGGTCCGGATTACCTTTTGATCAACCGCCGGAAGGTACTGGTTTTTTCGGAACCGGAACCAGGAGGAGTAAACTGGGGCAAGCTGGGAATAGATGTGGTGATTGAATCAACCGGGAAGTTCACCGACAGGGCTGCTGCCATCAAGCATGTGGAAGCCGGGTCACGCAAGGTGATCATTTCGGCCCCGGCCAAAGCTGACCATGAAGATGTTAAGTATGTGGTGCTGGGCATCAACGACCATATTATTGAGAAAAGTGATGTGATCATCTCCAACGCGTCGTGCACCACCAATTGCGTGGCGCCCATGATCAAGGTGCTTGACGACCTCTGGGGAGTGGAAAAGGGATTTATCACCACCGTGCATTCCTATACGCGCGACCAGAACCTGATCGATGCACCCCATGCCGATCTCAGGCGGGCCAGGGCAGCGGCTTACAGCATTATCCCTACCACTACAGGTGCTGCCAAAGCCGCCACCAGAATCTTCCCCCATCTGAAGAAGAACCTGGGCGGCGCCGGTATACGCGTTCCGGTGCCTGACGGCTCGCTGACCGACCTTACCTGCACCCTGCGCCATTCTACCAGTATCGAAGAGATCAACGCCGCTTTCAGGGATGCAGCCAACGGTTACCTGAAAGGAATCCTGCAATATACCGAGGATCCCATTGTTTCGGTGGATATTCTCGGAAACCCACACTCGGCCATTTTCGACGCCGGGCTTACCGCCGTGCTGGGCGATAAAAACAAACTGGTGAAAATCGTAGCCTGGTACGACAATGAAAGCGGTTATGCCCACCGCCTTGCCGATCTGGTTGAAAAGTTCGTTTAA
- a CDS encoding choice-of-anchor L domain-containing protein — protein MKRNYYFYLMPLTCRGFSCRVFRLPVFFLFAFLLFNNSEAQILPEYTVVEGVDPVTLVQQYLIGEGVETSNITYTGNDLSRGRFFGESNIGVDAGVLLTSGRAQNSKGPNNSGSKSFDSGSPGDVALNQLSGSNTLDACVLEFDFVPQSSLVEFKYVFASEEYPEYANSSYNDVFGFFISGPGIAGPYPAPPGFPDGAKNIAILPELTSPPVYVSINNINNGTSNNGPCEYCQYYVNNGIGNNPAVDKYIQYDGFTTVLVARANVIPCQTYHIKLSVADISDRSYDSGVFLEANSFSSVGVQSSLTFTHAVVDTAVENCNTASLRFRIDNVRSEPFIIHYDLGGTALNGVDYEQIPDSVIIPTGQQEVFVDIIPIVDDLPEPTKVVEIIYNTSFCEYIPDTALIWIKDYPQFELLPSNPQSIECGQSVFIRAGANGGIEPWDYLWNSGNPADTTDIIEVFPLVSTDYIVEVTDVCGNSVEAVIPVEVRGPVAVISQGDEINICLYDDIDLTVEGGTSWLWSTGETTPTINVAPTVNTVYSVTASDDCGNTDYTEILVTVGQPFAEAGEYEGICVGQSVELTANDTPNGTWVWTDMESGQTYNGRIITVSPATSRQYCVDVTDNCGNTVSDCTFIDVFQLTADAGTDPVICAGDFAELSGSSSTGSGIFRWTDGTNTYTGQVVQVSPLTTTTYTLTVDDGCEATDEVTVNVNPLPLVTALASVPAICPDELVNLTAAGAVSYEWTASPGDLSLSDPLSANPFALPLETTTYTVTGTDANGCTNTAEVIVQVKERMFADFIISQPAVCEGDEVVITYTGNALDYAAYDWNFDGGSVSGMGQGPLGISWTGPGTKTVSLTVTQEACVSEMVSQTIEVNAMPVAAFSYGITSGCQPLEAEFTSTSTGTTGGTTFTWDFGSAGTDAGVSVSRSFEQSGIYDVTLTVTNPGGCIDQAVSSGLVEVWPLPEAGFENSPPFASMKNPIISFSSTSSGSDLNYLWDLGDGTFVTDSVFTHIYSDSGYYQTVLTVENLYGCTDVFEKTIYISPRYALKIPTAFTPNGDGRNDEFRVTGNGVKEFRINIYNRWGALVFTSDNISDSWDGTAEGNEAAKGLYVYRIFFKDENDEVSEYTGSIVIVR, from the coding sequence ATGAAAAGAAATTATTATTTTTATTTGATGCCATTGACTTGTCGTGGTTTTTCCTGCCGGGTGTTCAGGTTGCCTGTTTTTTTTCTCTTTGCTTTTCTTTTGTTCAATAATTCCGAAGCGCAGATATTACCGGAATACACTGTTGTTGAAGGCGTTGATCCCGTAACCCTGGTGCAGCAGTATCTTATTGGTGAAGGTGTTGAAACATCCAACATTACCTACACCGGGAATGATTTATCCAGGGGGCGGTTTTTCGGTGAATCAAACATCGGGGTGGATGCAGGAGTATTGCTGACATCCGGCCGTGCACAGAACTCCAAAGGTCCCAATAACTCTGGTTCAAAATCCTTTGATTCCGGATCGCCCGGCGATGTTGCGCTGAATCAGCTTTCCGGCAGCAATACATTGGATGCCTGTGTGCTGGAATTCGATTTTGTTCCGCAGTCAAGCCTGGTCGAATTCAAATATGTTTTTGCCTCCGAAGAGTACCCGGAATATGCGAATTCAAGTTACAACGATGTTTTTGGTTTTTTCATCAGCGGACCCGGTATCGCCGGCCCGTACCCGGCTCCTCCCGGATTTCCCGACGGGGCCAAGAATATTGCCATTCTTCCTGAACTTACCAGCCCTCCGGTATATGTGTCCATCAACAACATCAACAACGGAACATCCAACAACGGGCCCTGCGAATACTGCCAGTATTATGTAAACAACGGCATCGGCAATAATCCGGCGGTTGACAAGTATATTCAGTATGACGGATTTACCACCGTGCTGGTGGCAAGGGCAAATGTAATTCCCTGCCAGACCTATCATATCAAATTGTCGGTGGCTGACATCAGTGACCGCAGTTATGATTCCGGGGTATTTCTCGAAGCCAACAGTTTCAGCAGTGTAGGGGTGCAATCCTCGCTTACCTTTACGCATGCCGTGGTAGATACGGCCGTGGAGAATTGCAATACAGCGTCCCTGCGTTTCAGGATTGACAATGTAAGGTCGGAGCCGTTCATCATTCACTATGATTTGGGAGGTACGGCCCTGAATGGGGTTGATTATGAGCAGATCCCTGACAGTGTAATTATCCCGACCGGACAGCAGGAAGTGTTTGTGGATATTATACCCATTGTTGACGATCTGCCGGAACCCACCAAAGTGGTTGAAATTATTTACAACACTTCATTTTGTGAATACATTCCCGATACGGCACTGATCTGGATCAAGGATTATCCGCAGTTTGAGCTGCTGCCCAGCAACCCGCAATCCATAGAATGCGGGCAGTCGGTCTTTATAAGGGCCGGAGCCAACGGTGGCATAGAGCCCTGGGATTACTTGTGGAACAGCGGAAATCCTGCCGATACGACAGATATTATAGAGGTATTCCCACTTGTTAGTACGGATTATATAGTAGAGGTAACCGATGTATGCGGAAATTCCGTTGAAGCGGTAATTCCCGTGGAAGTGCGGGGACCGGTCGCCGTCATCAGTCAGGGCGATGAAATTAATATCTGCCTTTATGATGACATTGATCTGACGGTTGAAGGTGGTACCAGCTGGTTGTGGAGTACGGGCGAAACCACTCCGACCATTAATGTTGCGCCCACCGTAAATACGGTTTATTCTGTGACTGCTTCAGATGATTGCGGAAATACCGATTATACGGAGATTCTGGTAACAGTGGGTCAGCCCTTTGCCGAGGCCGGTGAATATGAAGGCATCTGTGTCGGACAGTCGGTGGAACTCACTGCCAACGATACCCCCAACGGCACATGGGTTTGGACTGATATGGAGAGCGGACAGACTTACAACGGGAGGATTATCACAGTTTCTCCTGCCACATCACGACAGTATTGTGTGGATGTTACCGATAACTGCGGTAATACAGTGAGCGATTGTACCTTTATTGATGTATTTCAGCTTACCGCCGATGCCGGTACCGATCCGGTGATCTGCGCCGGGGATTTCGCCGAACTTTCAGGATCTTCATCAACCGGCAGCGGAATCTTCCGCTGGACCGACGGCACCAATACCTATACCGGTCAGGTAGTTCAGGTTTCTCCTTTAACCACGACCACCTATACACTGACAGTGGATGATGGCTGTGAAGCAACCGACGAGGTAACGGTAAATGTAAATCCCCTGCCTCTGGTAACAGCCCTCGCTTCGGTACCGGCTATCTGCCCTGATGAATTGGTGAACCTTACAGCCGCAGGTGCGGTCAGCTATGAATGGACAGCATCGCCCGGAGACCTCAGCCTGAGCGATCCTTTGTCTGCCAACCCCTTCGCGCTCCCGCTGGAGACCACAACATATACCGTAACGGGTACCGATGCCAATGGATGCACCAACACGGCAGAGGTTATCGTTCAGGTGAAGGAAAGAATGTTTGCTGATTTTATCATATCGCAACCAGCTGTTTGTGAGGGTGATGAGGTGGTGATTACTTATACGGGAAACGCCCTGGATTATGCTGCCTATGACTGGAATTTTGATGGAGGTTCTGTATCCGGCATGGGCCAGGGTCCGCTTGGTATAAGCTGGACGGGCCCGGGAACAAAAACAGTCTCATTAACGGTGACCCAGGAGGCGTGTGTGAGTGAAATGGTGTCGCAGACCATTGAAGTGAATGCCATGCCGGTTGCTGCATTCTCATACGGAATCACCTCGGGATGCCAGCCGCTGGAAGCGGAGTTTACTTCGACTTCAACGGGAACAACAGGTGGAACCACTTTTACATGGGACTTCGGAAGTGCCGGCACTGATGCCGGAGTTTCAGTGAGCCGTTCTTTTGAGCAGAGCGGGATTTATGATGTAACCCTTACCGTGACCAATCCCGGCGGTTGTATTGACCAGGCCGTTTCTTCCGGCCTTGTTGAAGTATGGCCTTTGCCGGAAGCAGGATTCGAAAATTCGCCGCCCTTCGCAAGTATGAAGAATCCGATCATCAGTTTCAGCAGCACTTCATCCGGCAGTGACCTGAATTATCTCTGGGACCTCGGCGACGGAACATTTGTTACGGATTCTGTGTTTACCCATATTTATTCCGATTCGGGCTATTACCAGACGGTGCTGACCGTGGAAAACCTTTACGGATGTACCGATGTGTTTGAGAAAACGATCTACATCAGTCCAAGGTATGCCCTGAAGATTCCTACAGCATTTACTCCTAACGGCGACGGACGCAACGATGAGTTCCGGGTCACGGGAAACGGTGTTAAAGAATTCAGGATCAATATTTACAATCGCTGGGGAGCATTGGTTTTCACTTCAGATAACATCAGTGACAGCTGGGATGGCACTGCTGAAGGAAACGAAGCCGCCAAAGGGCTTTATGTTTACCGTATTTTCTTCAAGGATGAAAATGATGAGGTAAGTGAATATACCGGCAGTATTGTGATCGTCCGCTAA
- a CDS encoding dipeptidase produces MEKLNTYLESNKQRFLDELFGLIRIPSISSISDHKPDMLKAAEYWKNTILKSGADKAEIIPTAGNPVVYGEKIIDPSKPTVLVYGHYDVMPVDPLDLWKSPPFEPEIRDGKIYARGADDDKGQAFMHAKAFESMVSTGTLPCNVKFMIEGEEEIGSPNLEKFCSDHKEMLKADIILVSDTGMIAQDIPSITVGLRGLAYLEVEVTGPNRDLHSGLFGGAVANPINILSKMIASLTDENHHITIPGFYDKVLELTAEERAEMAKAPFNLEEYKKAIDIAEVCGEKGYSTMERTGIRPTLDVCGIWGGYTGEGAKTVLPSKATAKISMRLVPHQDHEEISKLFEEHFLKIAPPYVKVKVTNLHGGQGYVSPTDTKAYQAASKAYETTFGKKPVPVRSGGSIPIISTFERVLGIKSILMGFGLESDAIHSPNENYPLFNFYKGIETIPYFYKYYCE; encoded by the coding sequence ATGGAAAAATTAAACACTTACCTTGAATCCAACAAACAACGTTTTCTGGATGAATTGTTCGGACTGATCCGCATTCCTTCAATAAGTTCAATTTCCGACCACAAGCCCGATATGCTGAAGGCTGCTGAATACTGGAAAAACACCATTCTGAAGTCCGGCGCCGACAAGGCCGAGATCATTCCTACCGCCGGCAACCCGGTGGTTTATGGTGAAAAGATCATCGATCCATCAAAACCCACTGTGCTGGTTTACGGACATTACGATGTAATGCCGGTTGACCCGCTTGACCTTTGGAAAAGCCCGCCTTTCGAGCCGGAAATCCGCGACGGTAAGATTTATGCCCGCGGGGCCGATGATGACAAAGGCCAGGCATTTATGCATGCCAAAGCATTCGAAAGCATGGTCAGCACCGGAACCTTGCCCTGCAATGTAAAATTCATGATCGAAGGCGAAGAGGAGATCGGCTCCCCGAACCTTGAGAAATTCTGCAGCGATCACAAGGAGATGCTTAAAGCCGACATCATCCTGGTATCTGATACCGGCATGATCGCGCAGGATATTCCTTCCATCACCGTTGGTCTGCGTGGACTGGCCTACCTCGAAGTTGAGGTAACCGGGCCAAACCGCGACCTGCATTCCGGATTGTTCGGGGGCGCTGTAGCCAACCCGATCAACATTCTCTCAAAGATGATCGCTTCGCTGACGGACGAAAACCACCACATCACCATCCCGGGATTCTACGACAAAGTGCTTGAACTTACGGCTGAAGAGCGCGCTGAAATGGCCAAAGCTCCGTTCAACCTTGAAGAATACAAGAAAGCCATCGACATCGCTGAAGTTTGCGGCGAAAAGGGCTACTCCACCATGGAGCGCACAGGCATCCGGCCAACCCTTGATGTTTGCGGCATCTGGGGCGGATACACCGGAGAAGGCGCCAAGACCGTACTGCCGTCGAAAGCCACGGCCAAAATATCCATGCGTCTGGTTCCGCACCAGGATCATGAAGAAATCTCGAAACTTTTCGAAGAACACTTTTTAAAAATCGCCCCTCCTTACGTAAAAGTAAAAGTTACCAACCTGCACGGCGGACAGGGTTATGTATCGCCCACCGATACAAAAGCCTATCAGGCTGCCAGCAAAGCCTATGAAACCACCTTCGGCAAAAAGCCGGTGCCTGTCCGCAGCGGCGGGAGCATCCCCATCATCTCTACGTTTGAACGTGTGCTGGGGATCAAATCCATCCTGATGGGCTTCGGGCTTGAATCGGATGCCATCCATTCACCGAACGAAAATTATCCGCTGTTCAATTTCTACAAGGGAATCGAGACCATCCCCTATTTCTATAAATATTACTGCGAGTAA
- a CDS encoding GDSL-type esterase/lipase family protein, translating into MKTAFFISVIFFFISGSRGQTIKISEPVKFLALGDSYTIGQSVPENERWPVQLMNALSANGFQTGELRIIAQTGWRTDNLRNAINQQLPLNGFNLVSLLIGVNNQYQGGTPQAYAPEFEDLLSQAIALAGYNPARVFVLSIPDYAYTPFGNGNPGISQQIDAFNEVNRNISSLFEVTYIDITPISRNGLSNPALIAGDGLHPSGLMYGLWVDEIMKKVTRELSIPEEPFAVSGPEWLLENKSLSISNLTGDTEIHIYQTDGRLVLSELLTGRGPAAVSLLNLPAGIYFFRLSGSQDSRIAGKFLLP; encoded by the coding sequence ATGAAGACCGCGTTTTTCATATCTGTTATTTTCTTTTTTATTTCGGGAAGCAGAGGCCAGACTATAAAAATTTCGGAGCCGGTTAAATTTCTGGCGCTTGGCGATTCTTATACCATCGGGCAGAGTGTACCGGAAAATGAGCGGTGGCCGGTGCAGCTGATGAATGCTTTGTCCGCAAACGGATTTCAAACAGGTGAACTGCGCATTATAGCCCAGACGGGATGGAGAACCGACAACCTGAGAAATGCCATCAACCAGCAGCTTCCGCTGAACGGGTTTAACCTGGTATCGCTACTGATCGGGGTGAATAACCAATATCAGGGAGGCACTCCCCAGGCATATGCCCCTGAGTTTGAAGACCTGCTGAGCCAGGCCATTGCCCTTGCCGGATACAACCCCGCACGGGTTTTTGTGCTTTCCATTCCCGATTACGCTTATACCCCTTTTGGCAACGGAAATCCGGGCATCAGTCAGCAGATAGACGCATTCAATGAGGTAAACCGGAATATCAGCAGCTTATTTGAAGTAACATACATTGACATTACGCCCATCAGCCGGAATGGCCTGTCGAATCCTGCTTTGATTGCAGGTGACGGACTTCACCCCAGCGGCCTGATGTACGGCCTGTGGGTAGATGAAATCATGAAAAAAGTAACGCGGGAATTAAGTATCCCTGAAGAGCCTTTTGCGGTTTCCGGTCCGGAATGGCTGTTGGAGAATAAGTCATTATCAATAAGCAATTTAACGGGAGATACTGAAATTCATATTTATCAGACCGATGGAAGGCTGGTTTTAAGTGAACTGCTGACGGGCCGGGGCCCGGCCGCTGTCAGTCTTTTGAACCTCCCGGCCGGTATCTATTTTTTCAGACTTTCAGGTTCACAGGATTCCCGTATTGCGGGAAAGTTTCTGCTGCCTTAG
- a CDS encoding FG-GAP-like repeat-containing protein, whose product MKQPAVLLLFLILAISEAYAQPFVSISSGLPGIGRGAVAFADFDNDSDLDLILSGQDNSYSPFAAVYRNDAGQFVAVESGIAPLENCAMAVADFDLDGLQDVVITGADFDGSKTLLYRNTGNLQFVLVPAGFYNAGAGGDLAWADYNNDGYPDLVISGNWQTHLYANNGNGTFSPVEAGLMGMNTPALAWGDSDNDGDPDLLMSGDAGSVGEVYIYLNQDGGFSRLEAEIEGAVGGDARWGDADNDGNLDILITGKDATLTPVSYVYRNNGDHTFSFANAGLVGTALGPADWIDYDNDGDLDIMIAGQNAGCGNAATRLYENNGAGSFYEFPAGLAYAERAASAWGDFDNDGDYDLVLTGISTGHTTRFYRNDLIAGSFQPNTPPSVPGNLYTYVSGDYAVISWARSTDTQSPQNSITYNVMMGTSAGNIDVISPLSDPVSGHRHMTASGNAGQNDFMVFRNLLPGTYFFRVQAIDQAYEGSEFSDEGSFAVLSTHTSGQPLQAPELVLQHDKIMVNRLPESGGEAYLIGSDGRIIETRHFAGDQIEMSVNGLKPGFYVIRLITGGKHWSRKFVK is encoded by the coding sequence ATGAAACAACCTGCAGTTTTACTTCTTTTTCTGATTCTGGCCATTTCTGAGGCTTATGCTCAGCCCTTTGTAAGTATCAGCTCCGGCCTGCCCGGTATTGGGCGCGGCGCGGTCGCCTTTGCCGATTTCGACAACGACAGCGATCTGGACCTGATACTCAGCGGTCAGGACAACAGCTACAGCCCGTTTGCGGCAGTTTACCGCAACGATGCCGGACAATTCGTGGCGGTGGAGAGCGGTATTGCGCCCCTTGAGAACTGCGCTATGGCTGTTGCCGACTTTGATCTTGACGGGTTACAGGATGTGGTGATAACCGGTGCTGATTTTGACGGAAGCAAAACCCTGCTTTACCGGAATACGGGGAATCTGCAATTTGTATTGGTTCCGGCCGGTTTCTACAACGCCGGAGCCGGTGGTGACCTGGCATGGGCCGATTACAATAACGACGGGTATCCTGATCTGGTCATTTCGGGCAACTGGCAGACCCACCTGTATGCCAACAACGGGAATGGCACCTTCAGCCCTGTCGAGGCCGGCCTGATGGGCATGAACACCCCGGCTTTGGCCTGGGGTGACTCCGACAACGATGGAGATCCTGACTTGCTGATGTCGGGGGATGCCGGATCGGTTGGTGAAGTTTATATTTACCTCAACCAGGATGGGGGATTTTCCCGTCTTGAAGCAGAGATTGAAGGCGCCGTTGGCGGGGATGCCCGCTGGGGCGACGCCGACAACGACGGTAACCTCGATATCCTGATTACAGGCAAGGATGCCACGCTGACACCGGTTTCGTATGTTTACCGTAATAACGGCGACCACACCTTCAGTTTCGCCAATGCCGGCCTGGTTGGTACGGCACTTGGTCCTGCCGACTGGATCGATTATGATAATGACGGGGATCTGGATATAATGATAGCCGGACAAAACGCCGGATGCGGCAATGCCGCCACACGCCTTTACGAAAACAACGGTGCCGGAAGCTTTTATGAATTCCCGGCCGGGCTCGCTTACGCCGAAAGGGCCGCTTCCGCCTGGGGCGATTTTGATAACGACGGGGATTACGACCTGGTATTGACGGGGATTTCGACCGGTCATACCACCCGGTTTTACCGCAACGACCTGATCGCCGGAAGTTTTCAGCCCAATACTCCGCCCTCGGTTCCCGGTAATCTTTACACTTATGTGTCGGGCGATTATGCGGTTATCAGCTGGGCCCGTTCCACCGACACGCAAAGCCCGCAAAACAGCATAACGTATAATGTGATGATGGGTACTTCAGCGGGAAATATTGATGTAATCTCTCCCCTGTCCGACCCTGTCAGCGGCCACCGCCACATGACGGCCTCCGGTAATGCCGGACAAAACGATTTTATGGTATTTCGCAATCTCCTGCCCGGAACTTATTTCTTCAGGGTTCAGGCCATTGACCAGGCTTACGAAGGTTCGGAATTTTCGGATGAAGGTAGTTTTGCCGTTCTGAGCACACATACCTCCGGACAACCCCTGCAAGCGCCTGAATTGGTGCTGCAGCATGATAAAATTATGGTAAACCGGTTGCCGGAGAGCGGGGGAGAGGCGTACCTGATCGGTTCAGATGGAAGAATCATTGAGACCCGCCATTTTGCCGGAGATCAAATTGAAATGTCTGTTAACGGCCTGAAGCCCGGATTTTATGTGATCCGATTAATCACCGGAGGGAAACATTGGTCCCGGAAATTTGTGAAATAG